The following are encoded together in the Arcticibacterium luteifluviistationis genome:
- a CDS encoding transketolase, with translation MQIKELQDIASQVRRDIVRMVHGCASGHPGGSLGCTDLLVALYFQQMKINNRKGKGGHLSFKMDGIGEDLFFLSNGHISPLFYSVLSRRGYFDAAEMATFRKLNTRLQGHPTTHEGLPGIRVASGSLGQGMSVAIGTALAKKLNGDDRNVFVLMGDGEQQEGQVWEAAQFAPHHKVDNLIAIIDLNGQQIDGSTEEVMANRDLKAKYKAFGWRVMEIADGNDMEQVVKGLRKAKRISGKGEPIMILMKTEMGAGVDFMMGSHKWHGIAPNDEQLAAALAQLPETIGDY, from the coding sequence ATGCAAATCAAAGAACTTCAGGACATAGCCTCACAGGTTAGAAGAGACATTGTACGAATGGTACATGGCTGTGCTTCTGGTCACCCAGGCGGTTCCCTAGGCTGTACAGATTTGTTGGTAGCCTTATACTTCCAACAAATGAAAATTAACAATCGAAAAGGTAAAGGCGGACATTTGTCTTTTAAAATGGACGGTATTGGCGAAGATTTATTCTTCCTTTCAAACGGTCACATATCGCCACTCTTTTACTCTGTACTTTCTAGAAGAGGTTATTTTGATGCTGCAGAAATGGCAACATTCAGAAAATTGAACACAAGACTTCAAGGTCACCCTACTACACATGAAGGTCTTCCTGGTATCAGAGTTGCATCTGGTTCATTAGGACAAGGAATGTCTGTAGCTATTGGTACTGCTCTTGCTAAGAAATTAAATGGCGACGACAGAAATGTTTTCGTATTAATGGGCGACGGTGAGCAGCAAGAAGGTCAGGTATGGGAAGCAGCTCAGTTTGCACCACACCATAAAGTAGATAACCTTATTGCTATTATTGACCTTAATGGTCAGCAGATAGATGGTTCTACGGAAGAAGTTATGGCTAACCGTGATTTGAAAGCCAAATACAAAGCTTTTGGATGGAGAGTAATGGAAATAGCTGACGGAAATGATATGGAACAAGTAGTTAAAGGACTACGTAAAGCCAAAAGAATTTCTGGTAAGGGAGAGCCTATCATGATTTTGATGAAAACTGAAATGGGTGCTGGCGTAGACTTTATGATGGGTAGTCACAAGTGGCACGGAATTGCTCCTAACGACGAGCAACTAGCCGCTGCATTAGCTCAATTACCTGAAACTATTGGAGACTATTAA